DNA sequence from the Candidatus Schekmanbacteria bacterium genome:
CTTCAAAAGTTCCTGACCCTGTGGAAGCAGCGCTTGCGGCTGAACTTGCAGGAGCAGATGGTATTACCGTGCATCTAAGAAGCGACCGTCGCCATATTCAGGAGAGAGATTTAAGGCTTCTTAGAGAGATAGTTAAGACTAAATTAAATCTTGAAATGGCAGTTACAGATGAAATGACAAAAATTGCGGCTGAGATAGAACCTCATTCAATTACTCTCGTTCCGGAAAAACCGGATGAGCTGACAACAGAAGGCGGGCTCGATATCAAAGCGAATATGAATGCAATCGAAAAATTGATTAAAAAACTTGAAGGCAAAAGCATTATTATTGGGGCTTTTATAGACACAGACATAGAACAGATAGACTGTGCAGTGAAATTAGGCCTTAATCATATTGAAATAAATACAGGAAAATATGCCGAAAAATGGCCTGAAAGAGAGGCAGAAGAAGAGCTTGAAAAAATAAAAAGGTCAGTTGATTACGCGTTACAGAAGGAATTGATTGTCAATGGAGGGCACGGACTAGATTACAAAAATGTCATTCCTATTCGGGAGATAACAGGCATAAATGAATTGAATATTGGACACAGCATTGTTGCAAGAGCTGTAATCGTGGGAATGTATGAGGCAGTATGTGAAATGCTGGCTCTAATTGGTGATTTTTAAAATCAGGAGAAAAAAATGTCGGGCAGTTACAATGTTGCAGTTGTCGGTGCCACAGGCGCCGTAGGAAACGAAATGGTAAGTCTCTTGGAGGAAAGAAATTTCCCTGTTAAAAATTTAAGACTACTTGCATCTGAGAGGTCTTTAGGAAAAAGAATAAAATTTAAGGGTGAAGATATTCCTGTTGAGGTGTTGAGTAAGGATTCATTCAAGGGGATTGACTACGCTCTCTTTTCTGCTGGTGCTGCAAGAAGCAAAGAATTTTGTCCTATTGCAGCAGAAAGCGGTGCTGTTGCTGTTGACAATAGCAGTGCCTTTAGAATGGAACCTGATGTCCCGTTAGTTGTCCCTGAAGTAAATCCTCATGCTGCCTTCAAGCACAAAGGAATTATAGCCAATCCAAATTGTTCAACTATTCAGATGGTTGTAGCCCTTAAACCCCTTCATGATTATGCTAAGATAAAAAGGGTTGTAGTTGCCACTTATCAGTCTGTCTCTGGTGCAGGGAAAAGAGCAATGGAAGAATTAGCTTCTCAAAGCAGGGATATTTTGAATATGAAGGAAATAAGAATTGAAAAATTTCCTCATCAGATTGCATTCAACTGTCTGCCTCATATCGATGTCTTCCTTGACAATGGATATACAAAAGAAGAGATGAAAATGGTTAATGAAACCAAGAAAATTATGGAAGATGATTCCATTGCTGTGACTGCAACTACTGTTAGAGTCCCTGTTTTTTTAAGTCATTCGGAAGCTGTAAATGTTGAATTTGAAAATGATATTACCGTTGAAAAAGCACGTGAATTATTAGGGAATTTTCCAGGAATAGTTGTTGTCGATGATGTTAAGAATGCAAAGTATCCATTAGCAATCTATGCAGCAGGAAAAAATGAAGTTTTTGTGGGCCGCATCAGAAAAGATGTAACAGTGAAAAGCGGGTTGGATATGTGGGTTGTTGCAGATAATCTTAGAAAGGGTGCGGCTACAAACGCAGTTCAAATAGCAGAACTTCTTATAAAAAACTGAGTAAGTGACTAATGTCTCCATTCACTTATGTCATAAGATAATGATACAAAAAAATTTGCCGCCGACATTTTGTTAAAAATAACTCTGGTTTAATGGAATGAACATTGCCAATTGGATAACTGTTTTTAGAATTTTGCTTGTCCCTTTTTTTATAATTTTCCTATTATATGGAAGATTTAAAGAATCGCTTTGGCTTTTTTGTATTGCAGGAATTACAGATGGAATTGATGGTTACATTGCCCGCTCGTGGGGACTTAAAACTGAGCTTGGCTCATACCTTGACCCCCTTGCAGATAAGCTTCTTCTTGTGTCCTCCTTTATAGTTTTTTCATTGAAATTTCCCGATTTGATACCTCCATGGCTTACTGTCTTAGTGATAAGCAAAGACCTTATAATTGTTATTGGCGTCATTATTTTGCATTTTTTAATCAATGAGCCTAAAATTCAACCTTCCTTCATCGGCAAATGCACAACAGCCGTGCAAATACTTTTGATATTTTGTTCTTTGTTGTCCAAGACATCAGAATCATCATTACTTTTATCTACCATAGATGTAACTGTATATGTTGCAGCTTTTTTGACTGTAGCTGCAGGTATGCAATATGTTTTTTACGGGACAGCGCAATTAAATGGTAATTAGATTGGACGAGATTTAGAGTTTCTATTTTTTTCTAAATTTAAATTTAATTGGAAGACCTTCAAAGTCAAAATATTCTCGAAATCGTTTTTCAATGTAGCGAACATAGGTTTTGTCTATACTATTGGGATGGTTTGTGAATATCTGAAACAGCGGTTTAGAAGCAGGAAGTTGATGTATATATTTTAACTTGATTATTTTTCCTGAAGCTGAAGGATGATGATGTTCTTTTTCAATAGTTTTCAAAAAGCTGTTCAATTCTGAAGTGGAATATCGTTTTCTCATTTTTTCTTTTAATAAATTAAGCGCTCTAAATATCCTTGTGATTCCATATCCTGTTTTAGCTGAAACGGTAAGGATTAAAGGATAATTTAGCTTTCCCAATCTCATACGAACAAAGCTAATAAAATCATTTTGAGATATTCCTTTGTCTTTGATTAAATCCCATTTGTTGCAGAGCAAAATAAAACCGGCATTTTCTTCATAAATAAGGTTTGCAATTTTTAAATCTTGGTCTGTAATTCCTTCAGCAGAATCGATTACCAAGATGGCTATATCGCAATTTTTTAATGTATTTATTCCTGTAATGACACTTTCTCTTTCTCTCTTGTCTTTTATCTTCATTTTTTTTCTTATTCCGGGATTGTCGATAATCATCATTTTTCCTTCAGGTGTATCAAGAAGTATATCGATGCTGTCTATCGTCGTTCCGGGAATTTCACTTACTATTACTCTTTCGTCTCCAACAAGACTGTTTGCAATGGATGATTTCCCGGCATTGGGTCTGCCTAATATGGATATTTTTAATATTCTTTCTTCTTCAACTTTTGATGGTTCTATAATCAGTGAGGATATTTTCTCTAAAAGCTCGTCTAAACCTATTCTGTGCTGTGCAGATATAAGTAGGTATTCCTCGAATCCTAATTCATAGATTTCATTGGCATTTTGAACTGCTTTTTTTAAATCACATTTGCTGACAACAGGGATTATAGGTTTCCCGGACTTTCTCACAATATCTGCGAGTTCTTTATCAATGGGTGTAACTCCTGTTTTGCCATCAATTAGGAAGATTATTATTTCAGAGCGTTCTACCGATTTAACAGTTTCCTTTTTGACCAGTTGTTTTAATTCATCCTTCTCTTCATCATATCCCCCTGTATCGCTAAGAATAAATTGCTTGTCATCGGCAGTTACAATTGCTTCTACTCTGTCACGAGTTGTACCCGGAGTATTGCTTGTCAATGCCTTTTTTTTTCCAACCAAGGCATTGAATAATGTGGATTTTCCAACATTAGGTCGTCCAATTATTGAGACACTTTTCAACTGCATCTTTCTTACCTAAAAAAAAAGCAGGGCTTGACCCTGCTTATTACTATTCATTTTTTCAGCTATGAAATAGATTATTCCTCTTCTTTTCCTGATGAATCCACAAGCTTTTTTAATTCTTTTCCTGCCCTGAAAAAAGGCACTTTTTTTGGCGGCACGCTTACCTTTTCTCCTGTTAAAGGATTTCTGCCGTCTCTTGAATTTCTATGTCTAACTGTAAACGAGCCGAATCCTCTTATTTCTACCTTATCCCCTGCAACAAGAGCTCTTTTAATGTTTTCAAAAAAACAATTGACTACAGCTTCTGTCTGTTTTTTATTTAAGAATGATATTTTATCAGCTACTGCTTCTATAAGTTCTGCTTTTGTCATAACTTCCTCCTGAAATTTATTTATCTGATTTCAAGTCGGAATCGTCTATTACTGTTTTTAATTTTGGTTCGAACTTTTCTTGGTCTTCAAGATAATCCGTTATTTCTTTTTTCTCTCTTTCTTCTAAAAGTTCTCTAATGCTGAGTCCTATTTTTTTCTCTTCGCTGTCAATCCTGATAATCTTTGCTTCCACTTCTTCACCAAGAGTAACAGCATCTTCCGGCTTATCTACATTTTTAGTGCTCAACTCTGATATATGAATAAGCCCCTCGACACCGTCTTCTATCTCGATGAAAGCTCCAAAGTTTGCAAACTTGATGATTTTCCCTTTTATTATATCTCCAACCTTATATTTTTCTACTGCTTCTTCCCATGGGTCAGGCTCAAGGTGCTTCAAACTGAGAGAAACCCTTTCATTTTCTCTATCAATTTTTAGAACTTTTGCTTTGATTGTTTCACCCTTTTTCACAATTTCAGAAGGATGTTTGATTTTTTTGCTCCAGCTCAAATCTGAAATATGAATCATACCATCGATACCTTCTTCCAAGCCTATAAAAATTCCGAAGTCAGTAATACTTTTTATTTCTCCTTCAACAATCGAACCGGGAGGATACTTTTCTTCTATAATATCCCAAGGATTGGGTTCGCATTGTTTTAGCCCAAGTGAAATCTTCTTTGATTCTTTGTCGATACTTAAAACCACAGCTTCAACATTATCACCAACAGCCAATATTTTGGACGGATGTCTGATCTTTTTTGTCCATGACATTTCTGATATGTGAATCAAACCTTCAATTCCCTTTTCAAGCTCTATGAAAGCACCATAATCAGTCAAACTAACAACTCGACCGCGGACTTTTTCACCAACAGGATATTTTTCTTCTACATTATTCCATGGATTTTCTGTTATCTGTTTCAGCCCAAGAGAAACTTTTTCAGTTTCTGGTTCTATTTTTAGAATTTTCACTTTTATTTCATCACCAATCTTGAACATTTCAGAAGGATGGTTTATTCTCCCCCAAGTCATATCCGTAATATGTAGAAGACCATCTATTCCGCCTAAATCTATAAAAACTCCATATTCAGTAATGTTTTTGACAATACCATCAACAATTTCGCCTTCCTTGATTTTCTCCATTGTTTTGACTTTTTTCTTTTCTCTTTCTTCTTCAAGGATTTTTCTTCTTGATATGACAATGTTTCCCCGTTTATGGTTTACATTGATGATTTTAAAATCAAAAGTTTTACCAACCAATTCATCC
Encoded proteins:
- the der gene encoding ribosome biogenesis GTPase Der encodes the protein MQLKSVSIIGRPNVGKSTLFNALVGKKKALTSNTPGTTRDRVEAIVTADDKQFILSDTGGYDEEKDELKQLVKKETVKSVERSEIIIFLIDGKTGVTPIDKELADIVRKSGKPIIPVVSKCDLKKAVQNANEIYELGFEEYLLISAQHRIGLDELLEKISSLIIEPSKVEEERILKISILGRPNAGKSSIANSLVGDERVIVSEIPGTTIDSIDILLDTPEGKMMIIDNPGIRKKMKIKDKRERESVITGINTLKNCDIAILVIDSAEGITDQDLKIANLIYEENAGFILLCNKWDLIKDKGISQNDFISFVRMRLGKLNYPLILTVSAKTGYGITRIFRALNLLKEKMRKRYSTSELNSFLKTIEKEHHHPSASGKIIKLKYIHQLPASKPLFQIFTNHPNSIDKTYVRYIEKRFREYFDFEGLPIKFKFRKK
- the pgsA gene encoding CDP-diacylglycerol--glycerol-3-phosphate 3-phosphatidyltransferase, with the translated sequence MNIANWITVFRILLVPFFIIFLLYGRFKESLWLFCIAGITDGIDGYIARSWGLKTELGSYLDPLADKLLLVSSFIVFSLKFPDLIPPWLTVLVISKDLIIVIGVIILHFLINEPKIQPSFIGKCTTAVQILLIFCSLLSKTSESSLLLSTIDVTVYVAAFLTVAAGMQYVFYGTAQLNGN
- a CDS encoding pyridoxine 5'-phosphate synthase; its protein translation is MMKLGVNVDHVATIRQARASKVPDPVEAALAAELAGADGITVHLRSDRRHIQERDLRLLREIVKTKLNLEMAVTDEMTKIAAEIEPHSITLVPEKPDELTTEGGLDIKANMNAIEKLIKKLEGKSIIIGAFIDTDIEQIDCAVKLGLNHIEINTGKYAEKWPEREAEEELEKIKRSVDYALQKELIVNGGHGLDYKNVIPIREITGINELNIGHSIVARAVIVGMYEAVCEMLALIGDF
- a CDS encoding integration host factor subunit beta — its product is MTKAELIEAVADKISFLNKKQTEAVVNCFFENIKRALVAGDKVEIRGFGSFTVRHRNSRDGRNPLTGEKVSVPPKKVPFFRAGKELKKLVDSSGKEEE
- a CDS encoding aspartate-semialdehyde dehydrogenase, translating into MSGSYNVAVVGATGAVGNEMVSLLEERNFPVKNLRLLASERSLGKRIKFKGEDIPVEVLSKDSFKGIDYALFSAGAARSKEFCPIAAESGAVAVDNSSAFRMEPDVPLVVPEVNPHAAFKHKGIIANPNCSTIQMVVALKPLHDYAKIKRVVVATYQSVSGAGKRAMEELASQSRDILNMKEIRIEKFPHQIAFNCLPHIDVFLDNGYTKEEMKMVNETKKIMEDDSIAVTATTVRVPVFLSHSEAVNVEFENDITVEKARELLGNFPGIVVVDDVKNAKYPLAIYAAGKNEVFVGRIRKDVTVKSGLDMWVVADNLRKGAATNAVQIAELLIKN
- a CDS encoding 30S ribosomal protein S1 — its product is MDATNEEKLNLDSLDENQELSREMMEKLYSETMQNFKEGNVIKGKIISISDDMVMLDVGYKSEGYVPISEFYSHSGEMADIKVGDEIEVYLDMIEDQNGQIVLSREKALKVKVWEELLKAYERDEIIQGKIISRIKGGMTVDIGIKAFLPGSQIDLRPVKNMDELVGKTFDFKIINVNHKRGNIVISRRKILEEEREKKKVKTMEKIKEGEIVDGIVKNITEYGVFIDLGGIDGLLHITDMTWGRINHPSEMFKIGDEIKVKILKIEPETEKVSLGLKQITENPWNNVEEKYPVGEKVRGRVVSLTDYGAFIELEKGIEGLIHISEMSWTKKIRHPSKILAVGDNVEAVVLSIDKESKKISLGLKQCEPNPWDIIEEKYPPGSIVEGEIKSITDFGIFIGLEEGIDGMIHISDLSWSKKIKHPSEIVKKGETIKAKVLKIDRENERVSLSLKHLEPDPWEEAVEKYKVGDIIKGKIIKFANFGAFIEIEDGVEGLIHISELSTKNVDKPEDAVTLGEEVEAKIIRIDSEEKKIGLSIRELLEEREKKEITDYLEDQEKFEPKLKTVIDDSDLKSDK